The Montipora capricornis isolate CH-2021 chromosome 3, ASM3666992v2, whole genome shotgun sequence genome window below encodes:
- the LOC138042757 gene encoding octopamine receptor beta-1R-like, which produces MEANDTTTNSTSNSTTSYADVYDELFLIVIISVYVIIIVTAIGGNLLVCLAISLNKRLQKATNYFIFSLAISDLLTASCSMPFDVQVLLKPNGWKHGEFVCNFWTFVYLIVAPTSLLNLTAVSIDRYQAISAPLRYYDKMRPRRAIVIIATIWLYSLTFAVVGMAAWPYYDHSVNAGMCFFNISPYYSVLSSAMNFILPTVVMCVVYFKIYQIASAHAHRIVRQEVSTTAVASCSNEDSGNITSEKKRLKRNIKAAKTIAIIVSAFFLCWIPFTLVSTITSLCQDCISVYAELFNSLLVVAYMNSALNPILYSFLNRDFRDAFKKLLKFQFKFRYT; this is translated from the coding sequence atggAAGCTAACGACACTACAACGAATTCAACTTCAAATTCGACAACCAGTTATGCTGATGTCTACGACGAACTTTTCCTTATTGTAATCATCTCTGTTtatgtcatcatcatcgtcactgCGATCGGTGGAAACCTACTCGTATGCCTTGCAATTTCACTGAACAAACGCTTGCAAAAGGCAACCAACTACTTCATATTCTCTTTGGCTATTTCTGATTTATTGACAGCCTCGTGCTCTATGCCCTTCGACGTTCAAGTGCTTTTGAAACCGAACGGCTGGAAGCACGGAGAGTTCGTGTGCAACTTCTGGACTTTTGTTTATCTAATCGTTGCGCCGACCTCCCTACTTAATCTAACGGCCGTTAGCATTGACAGATACCAAGCCATCAGCGCACCGCTCCGCTACTACGACAAAATGAGACCAAGACGTGCTATTGTTATCATAGCAACGATTTGGCTCTATTCGCTCACGTTTGCAGTTGTTGGAATGGCTGCCTGGCCGTACTATGACCACAGCGTCAACGCTGGAATGTGCTTCTTTAACATCAGTCCTTACTACTCCGTATTAAGCTCGGCGATGAATTTCATTTTGCCCACAGTGGTTATGTGCGTGGTATACTTCAAGATTTATCAGATCGCCAGCGCACATGCGCACAGGATCGTGCGACAAGAAGTCTCCACCACAGCCGTGGCATCTTGCTCCAACGAGGATTCAGGCAATATCACCTCCGAAAAGAAGAGattaaaaagaaatatcaaGGCAGCAAAGACGATCGCCATTATAGTGTCTGCATTTTTCTTATGCTGGATCCCATTCACTCTGGTTTCTACCATAACATCTCTATGCCAAGACTGCATCTCCGTTTATGCCGAACTATTCAACTCATTGCTTGTGGTAGCGTACATGAACTCAGCGCTCAACCCTATCCTGTACTCATTCCTAAATCGAGATTTCAGAGACGCCTTCAAAAAGCTATTAAaatttcagtttaaatttcGTTACACCTGA
- the LOC138042765 gene encoding heat shock 70 kDa protein 14-B-like isoform X1, translating into MAASVGVHLGCTSASLALCKDGRTEILANDAGDRVTPALVACYARDKSVGLPAKHGLIRNSKNTIARATNIIGLRFSDDTVQKEAQTSECKIMEKDGEPCFKVEMNEKPTLFSPKEVVSMIFKKMLEIARANGGNGISEAVITVPFHFSDEQKTAMREAAEDAGFDVLRVISQPAAAALAYEIGQNDRTIMRTVLVYRLGGTSFDVTVIAINGGMYRVVAVENDASLSGVKFDELLAQHLASEFKRQWKQDVTSNVRAMAKLKAAAETCKHVLSSRDTATCAIESLYDGIDMNSKVSRARFESLCLSLFQRSLTAIDRVLTKAKITKDEIDQVILAGGSARIPRIQQLVQEYFVDKEVLQSINPDGVLAHGAAIQASLLQGRGDELNDDQDEVECTSKTISVELENAESLLRPVIHKYTPIPTRKTYNFTTISDNQETVCLCVYEVEEDIAFETGRNLVAKVVLEGIPPMAKGEANIVGTFHIRRDGSLHIHLVETTSQKSVDLTIDAC; encoded by the exons ATGGCTGCTTCAGTTGGCGTCCATTTGGGATGTACCAGCGCTTCCTTGGCTTTGTGCAAG GATGGCAGAACGGAGATCTTAGCAAATGATGCCGGAGATAGAGTGACTCCAGCGCTGGTGGCATGTTATGCGCGGGACAAG TCTGTTGGCCTCCCTGCTAAACATGGTCTCATTCGGAATTCAAAAAACACTATTGCAAGAGCAACAAACATCATTGGACTTAG GTTCTCTGATGACACAGTTCAAAAAGAAGCTCAAACTTCTGAGTGCAAG ATTATGGAAAAAGATGGAGAACCCTGTTTTAAAGTGGAAATGAATGAGAAACCAACTTTGTTCTCTCCTAAAGAAGTTGTCAGCatgattttcaaaaaaatgttgg AAATCGCTCGAGCTAATGGTGGAAATGGCATTAGTGAAGCGGTTATCACTGTTCCCTTTCATTTTAGTGATGAACAGAAGACTGCTATGag AGAGGCAGCTGAAGATGCTGGCTTCGATGTTCTTCGTGTCATAAGTCAGCCAGCTGCAGCAGCTCTTGCTTATG AGATCGGACAGAATGATCGCACAATTATGAG AACAGTGCTTGTTTATAGACTGGGAGGGACATCATTTGATGTTACTGTGATTGCTATAAATGGGGGAATGTACAGAGTTGTAGCAGTAGAGAATGATGCCAGTTTGAGTGGAGTAAAATTTGATGAGTTACTTGCTCAACATCTTGCTTCAGAGTTTAAAAG GCAGTGGAAACAAGATGTTACAAGCAATGTCAGAGCAATGGCTAAGCTAAAAGCGGCTGCTGAAACTTGTAAACATGTCCTGTCATCCAGAGATACAGCAACCTGTGCCATTGAGTCACTTTATGATGGAATAGACATGAACAGCAAAGTCTCAAG GGCTCGCTTTGAATCGCTTTGCTTAAGTTTGTTTCAACGAAGTCTTACTGCCATTGACAGAGTTCTCACCAaagcaaaaattacaaaagacgAGATTGACCAG GTTATTTTAGCTGGAGGCTCAGCTCGTATTCCCAGGATACAGCAGTTGGTGCAGGAGTATTTTGTGGACAAAGAAGTGTTGCAGTCTATTAATCCAGATGGCGTTTTAGCCCATGGAGCAGCGATTCAG GCTTCTTTGCTTCAAGGCCGGGGAGACGAATTAAATGATGACCAAGATGAAGTAGAATGTACATCAAAAACTATAAGTGTTGAG cTGGAGAATGCCGAGTCACTTTTACGTCCGGTTATTCACAAGTATACACCCATTCCTACAAGGAAAACATACAATTTTACAACTATCAGTGATAACCAG GAGACTGTTTGCTTATGTGTCTATGAAGTGGAAGAGGACATTGCCTTTGAAACAGGAAGGAATCTTGTCGCCAAG GTTGTTCTTGAAGGGATTCCACCTATGGCGAAAGGTGAAGCAAATATCGTTGGAACTTTCCACATCAGAAG GGATGGTTCACTTCACATTCATTTGGTGGAAACAACCTCTCAGAAATCAGTAGATTTGACTATCGACGCTTGCTAA
- the LOC138042765 gene encoding heat shock 70 kDa protein 14-B-like isoform X3, with translation MEKDGEPCFKVEMNEKPTLFSPKEVVSMIFKKMLEIARANGGNGISEAVITVPFHFSDEQKTAMREAAEDAGFDVLRVISQPAAAALAYEIGQNDRTIMRTVLVYRLGGTSFDVTVIAINGGMYRVVAVENDASLSGVKFDELLAQHLASEFKRQWKQDVTSNVRAMAKLKAAAETCKHVLSSRDTATCAIESLYDGIDMNSKVSRARFESLCLSLFQRSLTAIDRVLTKAKITKDEIDQVILAGGSARIPRIQQLVQEYFVDKEVLQSINPDGVLAHGAAIQASLLQGRGDELNDDQDEVECTSKTISVELENAESLLRPVIHKYTPIPTRKTYNFTTISDNQETVCLCVYEVEEDIAFETGRNLVAKVVLEGIPPMAKGEANIVGTFHIRRDGSLHIHLVETTSQKSVDLTIDAC, from the exons ATGGAAAAAGATGGAGAACCCTGTTTTAAAGTGGAAATGAATGAGAAACCAACTTTGTTCTCTCCTAAAGAAGTTGTCAGCatgattttcaaaaaaatgttgg AAATCGCTCGAGCTAATGGTGGAAATGGCATTAGTGAAGCGGTTATCACTGTTCCCTTTCATTTTAGTGATGAACAGAAGACTGCTATGag AGAGGCAGCTGAAGATGCTGGCTTCGATGTTCTTCGTGTCATAAGTCAGCCAGCTGCAGCAGCTCTTGCTTATG AGATCGGACAGAATGATCGCACAATTATGAG AACAGTGCTTGTTTATAGACTGGGAGGGACATCATTTGATGTTACTGTGATTGCTATAAATGGGGGAATGTACAGAGTTGTAGCAGTAGAGAATGATGCCAGTTTGAGTGGAGTAAAATTTGATGAGTTACTTGCTCAACATCTTGCTTCAGAGTTTAAAAG GCAGTGGAAACAAGATGTTACAAGCAATGTCAGAGCAATGGCTAAGCTAAAAGCGGCTGCTGAAACTTGTAAACATGTCCTGTCATCCAGAGATACAGCAACCTGTGCCATTGAGTCACTTTATGATGGAATAGACATGAACAGCAAAGTCTCAAG GGCTCGCTTTGAATCGCTTTGCTTAAGTTTGTTTCAACGAAGTCTTACTGCCATTGACAGAGTTCTCACCAaagcaaaaattacaaaagacgAGATTGACCAG GTTATTTTAGCTGGAGGCTCAGCTCGTATTCCCAGGATACAGCAGTTGGTGCAGGAGTATTTTGTGGACAAAGAAGTGTTGCAGTCTATTAATCCAGATGGCGTTTTAGCCCATGGAGCAGCGATTCAG GCTTCTTTGCTTCAAGGCCGGGGAGACGAATTAAATGATGACCAAGATGAAGTAGAATGTACATCAAAAACTATAAGTGTTGAG cTGGAGAATGCCGAGTCACTTTTACGTCCGGTTATTCACAAGTATACACCCATTCCTACAAGGAAAACATACAATTTTACAACTATCAGTGATAACCAG GAGACTGTTTGCTTATGTGTCTATGAAGTGGAAGAGGACATTGCCTTTGAAACAGGAAGGAATCTTGTCGCCAAG GTTGTTCTTGAAGGGATTCCACCTATGGCGAAAGGTGAAGCAAATATCGTTGGAACTTTCCACATCAGAAG GGATGGTTCACTTCACATTCATTTGGTGGAAACAACCTCTCAGAAATCAGTAGATTTGACTATCGACGCTTGCTAA
- the LOC138042765 gene encoding heat shock 70 kDa protein 14-B-like isoform X2 — protein MRGTRFSDDTVQKEAQTSECKIMEKDGEPCFKVEMNEKPTLFSPKEVVSMIFKKMLEIARANGGNGISEAVITVPFHFSDEQKTAMREAAEDAGFDVLRVISQPAAAALAYEIGQNDRTIMRTVLVYRLGGTSFDVTVIAINGGMYRVVAVENDASLSGVKFDELLAQHLASEFKRQWKQDVTSNVRAMAKLKAAAETCKHVLSSRDTATCAIESLYDGIDMNSKVSRARFESLCLSLFQRSLTAIDRVLTKAKITKDEIDQVILAGGSARIPRIQQLVQEYFVDKEVLQSINPDGVLAHGAAIQASLLQGRGDELNDDQDEVECTSKTISVELENAESLLRPVIHKYTPIPTRKTYNFTTISDNQETVCLCVYEVEEDIAFETGRNLVAKVVLEGIPPMAKGEANIVGTFHIRRDGSLHIHLVETTSQKSVDLTIDAC, from the exons ATGCGCGGGACAAG GTTCTCTGATGACACAGTTCAAAAAGAAGCTCAAACTTCTGAGTGCAAG ATTATGGAAAAAGATGGAGAACCCTGTTTTAAAGTGGAAATGAATGAGAAACCAACTTTGTTCTCTCCTAAAGAAGTTGTCAGCatgattttcaaaaaaatgttgg AAATCGCTCGAGCTAATGGTGGAAATGGCATTAGTGAAGCGGTTATCACTGTTCCCTTTCATTTTAGTGATGAACAGAAGACTGCTATGag AGAGGCAGCTGAAGATGCTGGCTTCGATGTTCTTCGTGTCATAAGTCAGCCAGCTGCAGCAGCTCTTGCTTATG AGATCGGACAGAATGATCGCACAATTATGAG AACAGTGCTTGTTTATAGACTGGGAGGGACATCATTTGATGTTACTGTGATTGCTATAAATGGGGGAATGTACAGAGTTGTAGCAGTAGAGAATGATGCCAGTTTGAGTGGAGTAAAATTTGATGAGTTACTTGCTCAACATCTTGCTTCAGAGTTTAAAAG GCAGTGGAAACAAGATGTTACAAGCAATGTCAGAGCAATGGCTAAGCTAAAAGCGGCTGCTGAAACTTGTAAACATGTCCTGTCATCCAGAGATACAGCAACCTGTGCCATTGAGTCACTTTATGATGGAATAGACATGAACAGCAAAGTCTCAAG GGCTCGCTTTGAATCGCTTTGCTTAAGTTTGTTTCAACGAAGTCTTACTGCCATTGACAGAGTTCTCACCAaagcaaaaattacaaaagacgAGATTGACCAG GTTATTTTAGCTGGAGGCTCAGCTCGTATTCCCAGGATACAGCAGTTGGTGCAGGAGTATTTTGTGGACAAAGAAGTGTTGCAGTCTATTAATCCAGATGGCGTTTTAGCCCATGGAGCAGCGATTCAG GCTTCTTTGCTTCAAGGCCGGGGAGACGAATTAAATGATGACCAAGATGAAGTAGAATGTACATCAAAAACTATAAGTGTTGAG cTGGAGAATGCCGAGTCACTTTTACGTCCGGTTATTCACAAGTATACACCCATTCCTACAAGGAAAACATACAATTTTACAACTATCAGTGATAACCAG GAGACTGTTTGCTTATGTGTCTATGAAGTGGAAGAGGACATTGCCTTTGAAACAGGAAGGAATCTTGTCGCCAAG GTTGTTCTTGAAGGGATTCCACCTATGGCGAAAGGTGAAGCAAATATCGTTGGAACTTTCCACATCAGAAG GGATGGTTCACTTCACATTCATTTGGTGGAAACAACCTCTCAGAAATCAGTAGATTTGACTATCGACGCTTGCTAA
- the LOC138041263 gene encoding uncharacterized protein, with product MCCGTETLCCCDACRSAVMRARRDRSKCTKTKRDMSSLVFFHRFVNLLLVLCLISPLTLSFWRGTWYISDLLVFPHDPFLSGWTTFLSSFGAIYLISLVENYVKAFLNGTRRKNQWYLMLFYPLALLTVASWRGLWMLIDYYSSPSFIGGLVTHAVGFMIVFMARATSSIIAVPGYCASETSVDPSESILQLKIAFTRNAGNFCTRMLNTFITVFVVGSGVICYWRGTWIMQSMALKPGVSLKSSAFTIILGSTVCSVYYCLGEFLATKKPNPPYDPGWRIIEAAFVYILGLGIVGVWIGIWSFLDICILPDRPVASAFVCHFFGIFFLYLVQGAINLVGSPVGCRSHDDNTLEGLNMGSYLKRQTVTEEEPDCNKEPEDVNST from the exons ATGTGTTGTGGTACAGAAACCCTATGCTGCTGTGATGCATGTCGCAGCGCAGTAATGAGGGCTCGAAGGGACCGCTCAAAGTGCACCAAGACAAAAAGAGACATGTCGTCTTTGGTCTTTTTCCACAGGTTTGTCAACCTTTTACTGGTTTTATGTTTAATATCACCACTGACACTGAGTTTCTGGCGTGGGACATGGTACATTTCGGATTTATTGGTATTTCCACATGACCCATTCCTTAGCGGCTGGACAACGTTCTTGTCGAGTTTTGGTGCGATATATTTGATATCCTTGGTTGAGAATTATGTAAAGGCTTTTTTGAATGGAACACGAAGGAAAAACCAGTGGTATCTTATGTTGTTTTATCCTCTGGCCCTTCTAACCGTAGCTTCGTGGAGAGGATTATGGATGTTAATAGATTACTATTCATCACCGTCTTTCATCGGCGGCCTTGTCACGCATGCCGTCGGTTTCATGATCGTCTTTATGGCGAGAGCGACATCTTCGATTATAGCTGTTCCTGGGTACTGTGCCAGTGAAACTAGCGTCGACCCATCAGAGAGTATCCTTCAATTAAAAATCGCTTTCACAAGAAATGCAGGAAATTTTTGTACGAGGATGCTGAATACCTTCATTACTGTGTTTGTAGTCGGTTCGGGAGTAATATGCTATTGGCGGGGAACTTGGATTATGCAATCTATGGCTTTAAAGCCAGGGGTCAGCCTTAAATCTTCTGCTTTTACAATCATTCTGGGATCAACTGTTTGCAGCGTCTATTATTGCTTGGGTGAATTTCTAGCAACAAAGAAACCGAATCCGCCGTATGATCCCGGATGGCGAATAATAGAGGCAGCATTTGTTTACATTCTTGGTTTAGGGATCGTGGGTGTGTGGATTGGAATTTGGTCATTCCTGGATATTTGTATCTTGCCAG ACAGGCCAGTTGCCAGTGCATTTGTGTGTCATTTCTTtggaattttctttctttacctGGTACAAGGGGCTATTAACTTGGTTGGATCCCCGGTTGGTTGCCGTAGTCATGATGACAATACACTTGAAGGACTGAATATGGGGAGTTACTTGAAAAGACAGACAGTCACAGAAGAGGAGCCAGATTGCAACAAAGAACCAGAAGATGTAAACTCTACATAA